The Symphalangus syndactylus isolate Jambi chromosome 23, NHGRI_mSymSyn1-v2.1_pri, whole genome shotgun sequence genome has a window encoding:
- the TUBB2A gene encoding tubulin beta-2A chain isoform X7, with the protein MREIVHIQAGQCGNQIGAKFWEVISDEHGIDPTGSYHGDSDLQLERINVYYNEAAGNKYVPRAILVDLEPGTMDSVRSGPFGQIFRPDNFVFGQSGAGNNWAKGHYTEGAELVDSVLDVVRKESESCDCLQGFQLTHSLGGGTGSGMGTLLISKIREEYPDRIMNTFSVMPSPKLVENTDETYSIDNEALYDICFRTLKLTTPTYGDLNHLVSATMSGVTTCLRFPGQLNADLRKLAVNMVPFPRLHFFMPGFAPLTSRGSQQYRALTVPELTQQMFDSKNMMAACDPRHGRYLTVAAIFRGRMSMKEVDEQMLNVQNKNSSYFVEWIPNNVKTAVCDIPPRGLKMSATFIGNSTAIQELFKRISEQFTAMFRRKAFLHWYTGEGMDEMEFTEAESNMNDLVSEYQQYQDATADEQGEFEEEEGEDEA; encoded by the exons ttttggGAGGTCATCAGCGATGAGCATGGCATCGACCCCACAGGCAGTTACCATGGAGACAGTGACTTGCAGCTGGAGAGAATCAACGTGTACTACAATGAGGCTGCTG GTAACAAATATGTACCTCGGGCCATCCTGGTGGATCTGGAGCCTGGCACCATGGACTCCGTCAGGTCTGGACCCTTCGGCCAGATCTTCAGGCCAGACAACTTCGTGTTCG GCCAGAGCGGAGCCGGGAATAACTGGGCCAAGGGCCACTACACAGAGGGAGCCGAGCTGGTCGACTCGGTCCTGGATGTGGtgaggaaggagtcagagagctgTGACTGTCTCCAGGGCTTCCAGCTGACCCACTCTCTGGGGGGCGGCACGGGGTCCGGGATGGGCACCCTGCTCATCAGCAAGATCCGGGAAGAGTACCCAGACCGCATCATGAACACCTTCAGCGTCATGCCCTCACCCAAG CTGGTGGAAAACACAGATGAAACCTACTCCATTGATAACGAGGCCCTGTATGACATCTGCTTCCGCACCCTGAAGCTGACCACCCCCACCTACGGGGACCTCAACCACCTGGTGTCGGCCACCATGAGCGGGGTCACCACCTGCCTGCGCTTCCCGGGCCAGCTGAACGCAGACCTGCGCAAGCTGGCGGTGAACATGGTGCCCTTCCCCCGCCTGCACTTCTTCATGCCCGGCTTCGCGCCCCTGACCAGCCGGGGCAGCCAGCAGTACCGGGCGCTCACGGTGCCCGAGCTCACCCAGCAGATGTTCGACTCCAAGAACATGATGGCCGCCTGCGACCCGCGCCACGGCCGCTACCTGACGGTGGCTGCCATCTTCCGGGGCCGCATGTCCATGAAGGAGGTGGACGAGCAGATGCTCAACGTGCAGAACAAGAACAGCAGCTACTTCGTGGAGTGGATCCCCAACAACGTGAAGACGGCCGTGTGCGACATCCCGCCCCGCGGCCTGAAGATGTCGGCCACCTTCATCGGCAACAGCACGGCCATCCAGGAGCTGTTCAAGCGCATCTCGGAGCAGTTCACGGCCATGTTCCGGCGCAAGGCCTTCCTGCACTGGTACACGGGCGAGGGCATGGACGAGATGGAGTTCACCGAGGCCGAGAGCAACATGAACGACCTGGTGTCTGAGTACCAGCAGTACCAGGACGCCACGGCCGACGAACAAGGGGAGTTCGAGGAGGAGGAGGGCGAGGACGAGGCTTAA
- the TUBB2A gene encoding tubulin beta-2A chain isoform X15 codes for MREIVHIQAGQCGNQIGAKFWEVISDEHGIDPTGSYHGDSDLQLERINLTHSLGGGTGSGMGTLLISKIREEYPDRIMNTFSVMPSPKVSDTVVEPYNATLSVHQLVENTDETYSIDNEALYDICFRTLKLTTPTYGDLNHLVSATMSGVTTCLRFPGQLNADLRKLAVNMVPFPRLHFFMPGFAPLTSRGSQQYRALTVPELTQQMFDSKNMMAACDPRHGRYLTVAAIFRGRMSMKEVDEQMLNVQNKNSSYFVEWIPNNVKTAVCDIPPRGLKMSATFIGNSTAIQELFKRISEQFTAMFRRKAFLHWYTGEGMDEMEFTEAESNMNDLVSEYQQYQDATADEQGEFEEEEGEDEA; via the exons ttttggGAGGTCATCAGCGATGAGCATGGCATCGACCCCACAGGCAGTTACCATGGAGACAGTGACTTGCAGCTGGAGAGAATCAAC CTGACCCACTCTCTGGGGGGCGGCACGGGGTCCGGGATGGGCACCCTGCTCATCAGCAAGATCCGGGAAGAGTACCCAGACCGCATCATGAACACCTTCAGCGTCATGCCCTCACCCAAGGTGTCAGACACGGTGGTGGAGCCCTACAACGCCACCCTCTCTGTCCACCAGCTGGTGGAAAACACAGATGAAACCTACTCCATTGATAACGAGGCCCTGTATGACATCTGCTTCCGCACCCTGAAGCTGACCACCCCCACCTACGGGGACCTCAACCACCTGGTGTCGGCCACCATGAGCGGGGTCACCACCTGCCTGCGCTTCCCGGGCCAGCTGAACGCAGACCTGCGCAAGCTGGCGGTGAACATGGTGCCCTTCCCCCGCCTGCACTTCTTCATGCCCGGCTTCGCGCCCCTGACCAGCCGGGGCAGCCAGCAGTACCGGGCGCTCACGGTGCCCGAGCTCACCCAGCAGATGTTCGACTCCAAGAACATGATGGCCGCCTGCGACCCGCGCCACGGCCGCTACCTGACGGTGGCTGCCATCTTCCGGGGCCGCATGTCCATGAAGGAGGTGGACGAGCAGATGCTCAACGTGCAGAACAAGAACAGCAGCTACTTCGTGGAGTGGATCCCCAACAACGTGAAGACGGCCGTGTGCGACATCCCGCCCCGCGGCCTGAAGATGTCGGCCACCTTCATCGGCAACAGCACGGCCATCCAGGAGCTGTTCAAGCGCATCTCGGAGCAGTTCACGGCCATGTTCCGGCGCAAGGCCTTCCTGCACTGGTACACGGGCGAGGGCATGGACGAGATGGAGTTCACCGAGGCCGAGAGCAACATGAACGACCTGGTGTCTGAGTACCAGCAGTACCAGGACGCCACGGCCGACGAACAAGGGGAGTTCGAGGAGGAGGAGGGCGAGGACGAGGCTTAA
- the TUBB2A gene encoding tubulin beta-2A chain isoform X5, which translates to MREIVHIQAGQCGNQIGAKFWEVISDEHGIDPTGSYHGDSDLQLERINVYYNEAAGNKYVPRAILVDLEPGTMDSVRSGPFGQIFRPDNFVFGQSGAGNNWAKGHYTEGAELVDSVLDVVRKESESCDCLQGFQLTHSLGGGTGSGMGTLLISKIREEYPDRIMNTFSVMPSPKVSDTVVEPYNATLSVHQLVENTDETYSIDNEALYDICFRTLKLTTPTYGDLNHLVSATMSGVTTCLRFPGQLNADLRKLAVNMVPFPRLHFFMPGFAPLTSRGSQQYRALTVPELTQQMFDSKNMMAACDPRHGRYLTVAAIFRGRMSMKEVDEQMLNVQNKNSSYFVEWIPNNVKTAVCDIPPRGLKMSATFIGNSTAIQELFKRISEQFTAMFRRKAFLHWYTGEGMDEMEFTEAESNMNDLVSEYQQYQDATADEQGEFEEEEGEDEA; encoded by the exons ttttggGAGGTCATCAGCGATGAGCATGGCATCGACCCCACAGGCAGTTACCATGGAGACAGTGACTTGCAGCTGGAGAGAATCAACGTGTACTACAATGAGGCTGCTG GTAACAAATATGTACCTCGGGCCATCCTGGTGGATCTGGAGCCTGGCACCATGGACTCCGTCAGGTCTGGACCCTTCGGCCAGATCTTCAGGCCAGACAACTTCGTGTTCG GCCAGAGCGGAGCCGGGAATAACTGGGCCAAGGGCCACTACACAGAGGGAGCCGAGCTGGTCGACTCGGTCCTGGATGTGGtgaggaaggagtcagagagctgTGACTGTCTCCAGGGCTTCCAGCTGACCCACTCTCTGGGGGGCGGCACGGGGTCCGGGATGGGCACCCTGCTCATCAGCAAGATCCGGGAAGAGTACCCAGACCGCATCATGAACACCTTCAGCGTCATGCCCTCACCCAAGGTGTCAGACACGGTGGTGGAGCCCTACAACGCCACCCTCTCTGTCCACCAGCTGGTGGAAAACACAGATGAAACCTACTCCATTGATAACGAGGCCCTGTATGACATCTGCTTCCGCACCCTGAAGCTGACCACCCCCACCTACGGGGACCTCAACCACCTGGTGTCGGCCACCATGAGCGGGGTCACCACCTGCCTGCGCTTCCCGGGCCAGCTGAACGCAGACCTGCGCAAGCTGGCGGTGAACATGGTGCCCTTCCCCCGCCTGCACTTCTTCATGCCCGGCTTCGCGCCCCTGACCAGCCGGGGCAGCCAGCAGTACCGGGCGCTCACGGTGCCCGAGCTCACCCAGCAGATGTTCGACTCCAAGAACATGATGGCCGCCTGCGACCCGCGCCACGGCCGCTACCTGACGGTGGCTGCCATCTTCCGGGGCCGCATGTCCATGAAGGAGGTGGACGAGCAGATGCTCAACGTGCAGAACAAGAACAGCAGCTACTTCGTGGAGTGGATCCCCAACAACGTGAAGACGGCCGTGTGCGACATCCCGCCCCGCGGCCTGAAGATGTCGGCCACCTTCATCGGCAACAGCACGGCCATCCAGGAGCTGTTCAAGCGCATCTCGGAGCAGTTCACGGCCATGTTCCGGCGCAAGGCCTTCCTGCACTGGTACACGGGCGAGGGCATGGACGAGATGGAGTTCACCGAGGCCGAGAGCAACATGAACGACCTGGTGTCTGAGTACCAGCAGTACCAGGACGCCACGGCCGACGAACAAGGGGAGTTCGAGGAGGAGGAGGGCGAGGACGAGGCTTAA
- the TUBB2A gene encoding tubulin beta-2A chain isoform X8 produces the protein MREIVHIQAGQCGNQIGAKFWEVISDEHGIDPTGSYHGDSDLQLERINVYYNEAAGNKYVPRAILVDLEPGTMDSVRSGPFGQIFRPDNFVFGQSGAGNNWAKGHYTEGAELVDSVLDVVRKESESCDCLQGFQLTHSLGGGTGVMPSPKVSDTVVEPYNATLSVHQLVENTDETYSIDNEALYDICFRTLKLTTPTYGDLNHLVSATMSGVTTCLRFPGQLNADLRKLAVNMVPFPRLHFFMPGFAPLTSRGSQQYRALTVPELTQQMFDSKNMMAACDPRHGRYLTVAAIFRGRMSMKEVDEQMLNVQNKNSSYFVEWIPNNVKTAVCDIPPRGLKMSATFIGNSTAIQELFKRISEQFTAMFRRKAFLHWYTGEGMDEMEFTEAESNMNDLVSEYQQYQDATADEQGEFEEEEGEDEA, from the exons ttttggGAGGTCATCAGCGATGAGCATGGCATCGACCCCACAGGCAGTTACCATGGAGACAGTGACTTGCAGCTGGAGAGAATCAACGTGTACTACAATGAGGCTGCTG GTAACAAATATGTACCTCGGGCCATCCTGGTGGATCTGGAGCCTGGCACCATGGACTCCGTCAGGTCTGGACCCTTCGGCCAGATCTTCAGGCCAGACAACTTCGTGTTCG GCCAGAGCGGAGCCGGGAATAACTGGGCCAAGGGCCACTACACAGAGGGAGCCGAGCTGGTCGACTCGGTCCTGGATGTGGtgaggaaggagtcagagagctgTGACTGTCTCCAGGGCTTCCAGCTGACCCACTCTCTGGGGGGCGGCACGGG CGTCATGCCCTCACCCAAGGTGTCAGACACGGTGGTGGAGCCCTACAACGCCACCCTCTCTGTCCACCAGCTGGTGGAAAACACAGATGAAACCTACTCCATTGATAACGAGGCCCTGTATGACATCTGCTTCCGCACCCTGAAGCTGACCACCCCCACCTACGGGGACCTCAACCACCTGGTGTCGGCCACCATGAGCGGGGTCACCACCTGCCTGCGCTTCCCGGGCCAGCTGAACGCAGACCTGCGCAAGCTGGCGGTGAACATGGTGCCCTTCCCCCGCCTGCACTTCTTCATGCCCGGCTTCGCGCCCCTGACCAGCCGGGGCAGCCAGCAGTACCGGGCGCTCACGGTGCCCGAGCTCACCCAGCAGATGTTCGACTCCAAGAACATGATGGCCGCCTGCGACCCGCGCCACGGCCGCTACCTGACGGTGGCTGCCATCTTCCGGGGCCGCATGTCCATGAAGGAGGTGGACGAGCAGATGCTCAACGTGCAGAACAAGAACAGCAGCTACTTCGTGGAGTGGATCCCCAACAACGTGAAGACGGCCGTGTGCGACATCCCGCCCCGCGGCCTGAAGATGTCGGCCACCTTCATCGGCAACAGCACGGCCATCCAGGAGCTGTTCAAGCGCATCTCGGAGCAGTTCACGGCCATGTTCCGGCGCAAGGCCTTCCTGCACTGGTACACGGGCGAGGGCATGGACGAGATGGAGTTCACCGAGGCCGAGAGCAACATGAACGACCTGGTGTCTGAGTACCAGCAGTACCAGGACGCCACGGCCGACGAACAAGGGGAGTTCGAGGAGGAGGAGGGCGAGGACGAGGCTTAA
- the TUBB2A gene encoding tubulin beta-2A chain isoform X18 produces MREIVHIQAGQCGNQIGAKFWEVISDEHGIDPTGSYHGDSDLQLERINVYYNEAAGNKYVPRAILVDLEPGTMDSVRSGPFGQIFRPDNFVFGQSGAGNNWAKGHYTEGAELVDSVLDVVRKESESCDCLQGFQLTHSLGGGTGSGMGTLLISKIREEYPDRIMNTFSVMPSPKVSDTVVEPYNATLSVHQLVENTDETYSIDNEALYDICFRTLKLTTPTYGDLNHLVSATMSGVTTCLRFPGQLNADLRKLAVNMVPFPRLHFFMPGFAPLTSRGSQQYRALTVPELTQQMFDSESNMNDLVSEYQQYQDATADEQGEFEEEEGEDEA; encoded by the exons ttttggGAGGTCATCAGCGATGAGCATGGCATCGACCCCACAGGCAGTTACCATGGAGACAGTGACTTGCAGCTGGAGAGAATCAACGTGTACTACAATGAGGCTGCTG GTAACAAATATGTACCTCGGGCCATCCTGGTGGATCTGGAGCCTGGCACCATGGACTCCGTCAGGTCTGGACCCTTCGGCCAGATCTTCAGGCCAGACAACTTCGTGTTCG GCCAGAGCGGAGCCGGGAATAACTGGGCCAAGGGCCACTACACAGAGGGAGCCGAGCTGGTCGACTCGGTCCTGGATGTGGtgaggaaggagtcagagagctgTGACTGTCTCCAGGGCTTCCAGCTGACCCACTCTCTGGGGGGCGGCACGGGGTCCGGGATGGGCACCCTGCTCATCAGCAAGATCCGGGAAGAGTACCCAGACCGCATCATGAACACCTTCAGCGTCATGCCCTCACCCAAGGTGTCAGACACGGTGGTGGAGCCCTACAACGCCACCCTCTCTGTCCACCAGCTGGTGGAAAACACAGATGAAACCTACTCCATTGATAACGAGGCCCTGTATGACATCTGCTTCCGCACCCTGAAGCTGACCACCCCCACCTACGGGGACCTCAACCACCTGGTGTCGGCCACCATGAGCGGGGTCACCACCTGCCTGCGCTTCCCGGGCCAGCTGAACGCAGACCTGCGCAAGCTGGCGGTGAACATGGTGCCCTTCCCCCGCCTGCACTTCTTCATGCCCGGCTTCGCGCCCCTGACCAGCCGGGGCAGCCAGCAGTACCGGGCGCTCACGGTGCCCGAGCTCACCCAGCAGATGTTCGACT CCGAGAGCAACATGAACGACCTGGTGTCTGAGTACCAGCAGTACCAGGACGCCACGGCCGACGAACAAGGGGAGTTCGAGGAGGAGGAGGGCGAGGACGAGGCTTAA
- the TUBB2A gene encoding tubulin beta-2A chain isoform X19, producing MREIVHIQAGQCGNQIGAKFWEVISDEHGIDPTGSYHGDSDLQLERINVYYNEAAGNKYVPRAILVDLEPGTMDSVRSGPFGQIFRPDNFVFGQSGAGNNWAKGHYTEGAELVDSVLDVVRKESESCDCLQGFQLTHSLGGGTGSGMGTLLISKIREEYPDRIMNTFSVMPSPKVSDTVVEPYNATLSVHQLVENTDETYSIDNEALYDIGNSTAIQELFKRISEQFTAMFRRKAFLHWYTGEGMDEMEFTEAESNMNDLVSEYQQYQDATADEQGEFEEEEGEDEA from the exons ttttggGAGGTCATCAGCGATGAGCATGGCATCGACCCCACAGGCAGTTACCATGGAGACAGTGACTTGCAGCTGGAGAGAATCAACGTGTACTACAATGAGGCTGCTG GTAACAAATATGTACCTCGGGCCATCCTGGTGGATCTGGAGCCTGGCACCATGGACTCCGTCAGGTCTGGACCCTTCGGCCAGATCTTCAGGCCAGACAACTTCGTGTTCG GCCAGAGCGGAGCCGGGAATAACTGGGCCAAGGGCCACTACACAGAGGGAGCCGAGCTGGTCGACTCGGTCCTGGATGTGGtgaggaaggagtcagagagctgTGACTGTCTCCAGGGCTTCCAGCTGACCCACTCTCTGGGGGGCGGCACGGGGTCCGGGATGGGCACCCTGCTCATCAGCAAGATCCGGGAAGAGTACCCAGACCGCATCATGAACACCTTCAGCGTCATGCCCTCACCCAAGGTGTCAGACACGGTGGTGGAGCCCTACAACGCCACCCTCTCTGTCCACCAGCTGGTGGAAAACACAGATGAAACCTACTCCATTGATAACGAGGCCCTGTATGA CATCGGCAACAGCACGGCCATCCAGGAGCTGTTCAAGCGCATCTCGGAGCAGTTCACGGCCATGTTCCGGCGCAAGGCCTTCCTGCACTGGTACACGGGCGAGGGCATGGACGAGATGGAGTTCACCGAGGCCGAGAGCAACATGAACGACCTGGTGTCTGAGTACCAGCAGTACCAGGACGCCACGGCCGACGAACAAGGGGAGTTCGAGGAGGAGGAGGGCGAGGACGAGGCTTAA
- the TUBB2A gene encoding tubulin beta-2A chain isoform X9 — protein sequence MREIVHIQAGQCGNQIGAKFWEVISDEHGIDPTGSYHGDSDLQLERINVYYNEAAGNKYVPRAILVDLEPGTMDSVRSGPFGQIFRPDNFVFGQSGAGNNWSCDCLQGFQLTHSLGGGTGSGMGTLLISKIREEYPDRIMNTFSVMPSPKVSDTVVEPYNATLSVHQLVENTDETYSIDNEALYDICFRTLKLTTPTYGDLNHLVSATMSGVTTCLRFPGQLNADLRKLAVNMVPFPRLHFFMPGFAPLTSRGSQQYRALTVPELTQQMFDSKNMMAACDPRHGRYLTVAAIFRGRMSMKEVDEQMLNVQNKNSSYFVEWIPNNVKTAVCDIPPRGLKMSATFIGNSTAIQELFKRISEQFTAMFRRKAFLHWYTGEGMDEMEFTEAESNMNDLVSEYQQYQDATADEQGEFEEEEGEDEA from the exons ttttggGAGGTCATCAGCGATGAGCATGGCATCGACCCCACAGGCAGTTACCATGGAGACAGTGACTTGCAGCTGGAGAGAATCAACGTGTACTACAATGAGGCTGCTG GTAACAAATATGTACCTCGGGCCATCCTGGTGGATCTGGAGCCTGGCACCATGGACTCCGTCAGGTCTGGACCCTTCGGCCAGATCTTCAGGCCAGACAACTTCGTGTTCG GCCAGAGCGGAGCCGGGAATAACTGG agctgTGACTGTCTCCAGGGCTTCCAGCTGACCCACTCTCTGGGGGGCGGCACGGGGTCCGGGATGGGCACCCTGCTCATCAGCAAGATCCGGGAAGAGTACCCAGACCGCATCATGAACACCTTCAGCGTCATGCCCTCACCCAAGGTGTCAGACACGGTGGTGGAGCCCTACAACGCCACCCTCTCTGTCCACCAGCTGGTGGAAAACACAGATGAAACCTACTCCATTGATAACGAGGCCCTGTATGACATCTGCTTCCGCACCCTGAAGCTGACCACCCCCACCTACGGGGACCTCAACCACCTGGTGTCGGCCACCATGAGCGGGGTCACCACCTGCCTGCGCTTCCCGGGCCAGCTGAACGCAGACCTGCGCAAGCTGGCGGTGAACATGGTGCCCTTCCCCCGCCTGCACTTCTTCATGCCCGGCTTCGCGCCCCTGACCAGCCGGGGCAGCCAGCAGTACCGGGCGCTCACGGTGCCCGAGCTCACCCAGCAGATGTTCGACTCCAAGAACATGATGGCCGCCTGCGACCCGCGCCACGGCCGCTACCTGACGGTGGCTGCCATCTTCCGGGGCCGCATGTCCATGAAGGAGGTGGACGAGCAGATGCTCAACGTGCAGAACAAGAACAGCAGCTACTTCGTGGAGTGGATCCCCAACAACGTGAAGACGGCCGTGTGCGACATCCCGCCCCGCGGCCTGAAGATGTCGGCCACCTTCATCGGCAACAGCACGGCCATCCAGGAGCTGTTCAAGCGCATCTCGGAGCAGTTCACGGCCATGTTCCGGCGCAAGGCCTTCCTGCACTGGTACACGGGCGAGGGCATGGACGAGATGGAGTTCACCGAGGCCGAGAGCAACATGAACGACCTGGTGTCTGAGTACCAGCAGTACCAGGACGCCACGGCCGACGAACAAGGGGAGTTCGAGGAGGAGGAGGGCGAGGACGAGGCTTAA
- the TUBB2A gene encoding tubulin beta-2A chain isoform X10, with protein sequence MREIVHIQAGQCGNQIGAKFWEVISDEHGIDPTGSYHGDSDLQLERINVYYNEAAGQSGAGNNWAKGHYTEGAELVDSVLDVVRKESESCDCLQGFQLTHSLGGGTGSGMGTLLISKIREEYPDRIMNTFSVMPSPKVSDTVVEPYNATLSVHQLVENTDETYSIDNEALYDICFRTLKLTTPTYGDLNHLVSATMSGVTTCLRFPGQLNADLRKLAVNMVPFPRLHFFMPGFAPLTSRGSQQYRALTVPELTQQMFDSKNMMAACDPRHGRYLTVAAIFRGRMSMKEVDEQMLNVQNKNSSYFVEWIPNNVKTAVCDIPPRGLKMSATFIGNSTAIQELFKRISEQFTAMFRRKAFLHWYTGEGMDEMEFTEAESNMNDLVSEYQQYQDATADEQGEFEEEEGEDEA encoded by the exons ttttggGAGGTCATCAGCGATGAGCATGGCATCGACCCCACAGGCAGTTACCATGGAGACAGTGACTTGCAGCTGGAGAGAATCAACGTGTACTACAATGAGGCTGCTG GCCAGAGCGGAGCCGGGAATAACTGGGCCAAGGGCCACTACACAGAGGGAGCCGAGCTGGTCGACTCGGTCCTGGATGTGGtgaggaaggagtcagagagctgTGACTGTCTCCAGGGCTTCCAGCTGACCCACTCTCTGGGGGGCGGCACGGGGTCCGGGATGGGCACCCTGCTCATCAGCAAGATCCGGGAAGAGTACCCAGACCGCATCATGAACACCTTCAGCGTCATGCCCTCACCCAAGGTGTCAGACACGGTGGTGGAGCCCTACAACGCCACCCTCTCTGTCCACCAGCTGGTGGAAAACACAGATGAAACCTACTCCATTGATAACGAGGCCCTGTATGACATCTGCTTCCGCACCCTGAAGCTGACCACCCCCACCTACGGGGACCTCAACCACCTGGTGTCGGCCACCATGAGCGGGGTCACCACCTGCCTGCGCTTCCCGGGCCAGCTGAACGCAGACCTGCGCAAGCTGGCGGTGAACATGGTGCCCTTCCCCCGCCTGCACTTCTTCATGCCCGGCTTCGCGCCCCTGACCAGCCGGGGCAGCCAGCAGTACCGGGCGCTCACGGTGCCCGAGCTCACCCAGCAGATGTTCGACTCCAAGAACATGATGGCCGCCTGCGACCCGCGCCACGGCCGCTACCTGACGGTGGCTGCCATCTTCCGGGGCCGCATGTCCATGAAGGAGGTGGACGAGCAGATGCTCAACGTGCAGAACAAGAACAGCAGCTACTTCGTGGAGTGGATCCCCAACAACGTGAAGACGGCCGTGTGCGACATCCCGCCCCGCGGCCTGAAGATGTCGGCCACCTTCATCGGCAACAGCACGGCCATCCAGGAGCTGTTCAAGCGCATCTCGGAGCAGTTCACGGCCATGTTCCGGCGCAAGGCCTTCCTGCACTGGTACACGGGCGAGGGCATGGACGAGATGGAGTTCACCGAGGCCGAGAGCAACATGAACGACCTGGTGTCTGAGTACCAGCAGTACCAGGACGCCACGGCCGACGAACAAGGGGAGTTCGAGGAGGAGGAGGGCGAGGACGAGGCTTAA
- the TUBB2A gene encoding tubulin beta-2A chain isoform X6, with product MREIVHIQAGQCGNQIGAKFWEVISDEHGIDPTGSYHGDSDLQLERINVYYNEAAGNKYVPRAILVDLEPGTMDSVRSGPFGQIFRPDNFVFGQSGAGNNWAKGHYTEGAELVDSVLDVVRKESESCDCLQGFQLTHSLGGGTGSGMGTLLISKIREEYPDRIMNTFSVMPSPKVSDTVLVENTDETYSIDNEALYDICFRTLKLTTPTYGDLNHLVSATMSGVTTCLRFPGQLNADLRKLAVNMVPFPRLHFFMPGFAPLTSRGSQQYRALTVPELTQQMFDSKNMMAACDPRHGRYLTVAAIFRGRMSMKEVDEQMLNVQNKNSSYFVEWIPNNVKTAVCDIPPRGLKMSATFIGNSTAIQELFKRISEQFTAMFRRKAFLHWYTGEGMDEMEFTEAESNMNDLVSEYQQYQDATADEQGEFEEEEGEDEA from the exons ttttggGAGGTCATCAGCGATGAGCATGGCATCGACCCCACAGGCAGTTACCATGGAGACAGTGACTTGCAGCTGGAGAGAATCAACGTGTACTACAATGAGGCTGCTG GTAACAAATATGTACCTCGGGCCATCCTGGTGGATCTGGAGCCTGGCACCATGGACTCCGTCAGGTCTGGACCCTTCGGCCAGATCTTCAGGCCAGACAACTTCGTGTTCG GCCAGAGCGGAGCCGGGAATAACTGGGCCAAGGGCCACTACACAGAGGGAGCCGAGCTGGTCGACTCGGTCCTGGATGTGGtgaggaaggagtcagagagctgTGACTGTCTCCAGGGCTTCCAGCTGACCCACTCTCTGGGGGGCGGCACGGGGTCCGGGATGGGCACCCTGCTCATCAGCAAGATCCGGGAAGAGTACCCAGACCGCATCATGAACACCTTCAGCGTCATGCCCTCACCCAAGGTGTCAGACACGGTG CTGGTGGAAAACACAGATGAAACCTACTCCATTGATAACGAGGCCCTGTATGACATCTGCTTCCGCACCCTGAAGCTGACCACCCCCACCTACGGGGACCTCAACCACCTGGTGTCGGCCACCATGAGCGGGGTCACCACCTGCCTGCGCTTCCCGGGCCAGCTGAACGCAGACCTGCGCAAGCTGGCGGTGAACATGGTGCCCTTCCCCCGCCTGCACTTCTTCATGCCCGGCTTCGCGCCCCTGACCAGCCGGGGCAGCCAGCAGTACCGGGCGCTCACGGTGCCCGAGCTCACCCAGCAGATGTTCGACTCCAAGAACATGATGGCCGCCTGCGACCCGCGCCACGGCCGCTACCTGACGGTGGCTGCCATCTTCCGGGGCCGCATGTCCATGAAGGAGGTGGACGAGCAGATGCTCAACGTGCAGAACAAGAACAGCAGCTACTTCGTGGAGTGGATCCCCAACAACGTGAAGACGGCCGTGTGCGACATCCCGCCCCGCGGCCTGAAGATGTCGGCCACCTTCATCGGCAACAGCACGGCCATCCAGGAGCTGTTCAAGCGCATCTCGGAGCAGTTCACGGCCATGTTCCGGCGCAAGGCCTTCCTGCACTGGTACACGGGCGAGGGCATGGACGAGATGGAGTTCACCGAGGCCGAGAGCAACATGAACGACCTGGTGTCTGAGTACCAGCAGTACCAGGACGCCACGGCCGACGAACAAGGGGAGTTCGAGGAGGAGGAGGGCGAGGACGAGGCTTAA